In a single window of the Magnolia sinica isolate HGM2019 chromosome 7, MsV1, whole genome shotgun sequence genome:
- the LOC131251169 gene encoding probable glutathione S-transferase: protein MAEVKLIGSPLSFYCWRVAMVLKMKGVDYEYILEDPRNKSPLLLKYNPIHKKIPVLLHGGNPIAESLVIIEYIHETWKENPIILSEDPYERAIARFWAKFTDEKVIPGVWAAFSTRGEAREKATESAIELLKTVDQELKGKKFFGGEAIGYLDIVMGLIPCWLPIWEEVLGMKLVDAETFPSLHAWVENFLEVPIIKESLPPRDEMLHIFRQYISPSTATK from the exons ATGGCAGAAGTGAAGTTGATTGGAAGTCCTCTAAGCTTTTATTGTTGGAGGGTTGCAATGGTCCTTAAGATGAAGGGTGTAGATTACGAGTACATATTAGAAGATCCTAGAAATAAGAGTCCCCTCCTTCTCAAGTATAACCCAATTCATAAGAAGATTCCAGTGCTGTTGCATGGCGGGAATCCCATCGCAGAATCGCTGGTCATTATCGAATATATCCATGAAACGTGGAAGGAAAATCCCATAATATTGTCTGAAGATCCCTACGAGCGGGCCATTGCACGTTTTTGGGCCAAATTTACTGATGAGAAG GTCATACCCGGCGTATGGGCTGCTTTCTCCACTCGAGGAGAAGCTCGGGAGAAAGCCACGGAGTCCGCAATTGAGCTGCTGAAAACTGTCGATCAAGAGCTCAAAGGGAAGAAGTTCTTCGGAGGAGAGGCGATCGGATACTTGGACATAGTGATGGGTTTGATACCATGTTGGCTCCCTATATGGGAAGAAGTTTTGGGCATGAAGCTTGTCGATGCAGAGACATTCCCTTCCCTCCATGCATGGGTTGAGAATTTCCTCGAGGTCCCAATAATCAAAGAGAGCTTACCACCTCGAGATGAGATGCTACATATCTTCAGGCAGTACATTTCTCCATCAACTGCCACTAAATGA